One region of Epilithonimonas zeae genomic DNA includes:
- a CDS encoding efflux RND transporter periplasmic adaptor subunit, giving the protein MNPKYKKYFKNSIIVLVSAIVIFFVYKFFSAEKNANITVQTVKLSKQDVTTSVTATGTVEPVDTVQVGTQVSGLIDKIYVDYNSVVKKGQLLAEIDKTNLQESVNNALAQYNSALNNLNYYQQNYNRQNSMYKAGVISKADYEQASYQVKNAEQTVNQSRTTLSQARTNLSYANIYAPIDGVIMSKEVEAGQTVQASMTTPTLFTIAKDITKMQVQADVDEADIGNVADGQRVTFTVDAFPEMEFKGTVRQLRLSPKTSSNVVTYTVIIDADNSEGKLKPGLTATITIFTQELKGTNTVPASAIAFSPDTETLQKYYQQNQITAKIPEIKTGKGKEKYIWIKNNDGSLSQKQITIGINDGINIQVVSGLTGNEQIVTSLDEQTEPVAKSSGDGNSPFMPKRPSNNNKKSSSNQGPPN; this is encoded by the coding sequence ATGAATCCAAAATATAAAAAATACTTCAAAAATTCCATTATCGTTCTTGTTTCAGCGATTGTTATTTTCTTCGTTTACAAATTTTTCTCAGCGGAAAAAAATGCCAATATCACGGTTCAGACGGTGAAATTATCAAAGCAGGATGTTACAACTTCGGTTACGGCAACGGGAACTGTAGAACCAGTTGATACGGTTCAGGTGGGAACGCAGGTTTCTGGTTTGATTGATAAAATTTATGTCGATTACAACAGCGTTGTGAAAAAAGGACAGCTTTTGGCAGAAATTGATAAAACCAATCTTCAGGAATCGGTGAACAATGCTTTAGCTCAATATAATTCGGCGCTTAACAATCTGAATTATTACCAGCAGAATTACAACCGTCAAAACAGTATGTACAAAGCTGGGGTTATCAGCAAAGCCGACTACGAACAAGCTTCTTATCAGGTGAAAAATGCGGAACAAACAGTTAATCAAAGCAGAACAACACTTTCGCAGGCGAGAACCAATTTGAGTTATGCTAATATCTATGCGCCGATTGACGGTGTTATTATGAGCAAAGAAGTGGAAGCAGGACAAACTGTCCAAGCAAGTATGACGACTCCGACGCTTTTCACGATTGCAAAAGATATTACGAAAATGCAGGTTCAGGCAGATGTGGATGAAGCCGATATCGGAAATGTTGCAGACGGACAAAGAGTCACTTTCACAGTGGATGCGTTTCCCGAAATGGAATTCAAAGGAACAGTAAGACAGCTTCGTTTAAGTCCGAAAACTTCGTCCAATGTTGTGACTTACACCGTAATTATCGATGCTGATAATTCCGAAGGAAAACTGAAGCCTGGTTTAACGGCAACGATTACGATTTTCACTCAGGAATTAAAAGGTACAAATACGGTTCCCGCTTCGGCAATCGCTTTCAGTCCTGATACGGAAACTTTGCAGAAATATTATCAGCAAAATCAAATCACGGCGAAAATTCCTGAAATCAAAACAGGAAAAGGCAAAGAAAAATACATTTGGATTAAGAATAATGACGGAAGTCTTTCCCAAAAACAAATCACAATCGGAATCAATGACGGAATCAATATTCAGGTGGTTAGCGGACTTACAGGAAACGAACAAATCGTAACCTCACTTGACGAACAGACAGAACCAGTTGCAAAATCGAGCGGAGACGGAAACAGTCCATTTATGCCGAAAAGACCTAGCAATAACAACAAAAAGTCAAGTTCAAACCAAGGTCCACCGAATTAA
- a CDS encoding ABC transporter ATP-binding protein, giving the protein MKPIIKIENLKREFKMGDEIVHALKGIDLTINEGEFVTIMGTSGSGKSTFLNVLGCLDQPTSGTYELDGVLVKDLNKNQLAEIRNTKIGFIFQSYNLLARTSALENVELPLLYNSKVSAEERRERAVKALKQVGLESRMGHVPSQLSGGQQQRVAIARALVNHPIILLADEATGNLDTRTSYEVMNLFQELNDQGITIGFVTHEDDIARFSKRTVILRDGLIKEDKTVENRLIAKDELIKLPKAE; this is encoded by the coding sequence ATGAAACCCATCATCAAAATAGAAAACCTGAAACGCGAATTCAAAATGGGCGACGAAATCGTTCACGCTTTGAAAGGTATTGATTTGACTATCAACGAAGGCGAATTTGTGACGATTATGGGAACCAGTGGTTCGGGAAAATCAACATTCCTTAATGTTTTGGGATGTCTCGACCAGCCGACTTCAGGAACTTACGAACTGGACGGCGTTTTGGTCAAAGATTTAAACAAAAACCAACTGGCGGAAATCAGGAATACCAAAATCGGATTCATATTTCAGTCCTACAATTTATTGGCTAGAACCAGTGCGCTGGAAAACGTAGAACTGCCTTTGCTCTACAATTCCAAAGTGTCGGCGGAAGAGAGAAGAGAGCGTGCTGTGAAAGCCTTGAAACAGGTCGGTTTGGAAAGCAGAATGGGACACGTTCCGAGTCAGCTTTCAGGCGGGCAACAACAGAGAGTTGCGATTGCGAGAGCCTTGGTCAATCATCCGATAATCCTTTTGGCAGACGAAGCAACCGGAAATCTTGACACCAGAACTTCCTACGAAGTGATGAATCTTTTTCAGGAACTCAACGACCAAGGAATTACGATTGGATTCGTAACGCACGAGGACGACATAGCGAGATTCAGCAAACGAACCGTGATTTTGCGGGACGGATTAATCAAGGAAGACAAAACCGTAGAAAACCGACTGATTGCCAAAGACGAATTAATAAAACTTCCAAAAGCAGAATAA
- a CDS encoding ABC transporter permease produces the protein MNFINLLKIAWKAILLNKTRAMLTMLGIIIGVASVIAMLAIGEGSKESIKKNISSMGANLITIRPGAGMMGGVRSGPSAMQTLTLADYEALKAQAKLIKDISPLVNGSGQSIAGSNNWPTSIYGASPEYLKIRDWGVDEGSMFTEDDIESYAKVAVIGKTVQENLFPNENPIGKMIRFKNIPFKVIGVLKEKGENTFGQDQDDIIIAPYTAVQKRVLAQTYLQSIVASSQSEEDSENAVNEIKSIMENQHKIKPDEDNDFNVSSQQEIISMFSSTSEMLTILLVAIASISLLVGGIGIMNIMYVSVKERTKEIGLRMAIGAKGNDILMQFLIESVLISITGGVLGVLIGLIATFCIKQFAGWPVSVTMISIVISFVVCTITGVFFGWYPARKAAQSDPIDALRYE, from the coding sequence ATGAATTTCATCAATTTATTAAAAATAGCCTGGAAAGCCATTCTCCTCAATAAAACCAGAGCAATGTTGACGATGCTCGGAATCATCATTGGTGTGGCTTCAGTGATTGCAATGTTGGCAATTGGAGAAGGCTCCAAAGAAAGCATCAAGAAAAATATTTCCAGTATGGGTGCGAATCTTATTACGATTCGCCCTGGAGCGGGAATGATGGGCGGTGTTCGTTCAGGTCCTTCAGCGATGCAGACTTTGACTTTGGCAGATTATGAAGCTCTGAAAGCTCAGGCAAAATTGATTAAAGATATTTCGCCTTTGGTGAACGGGAGCGGACAAAGTATCGCGGGTTCCAACAACTGGCCGACTTCAATCTATGGCGCATCTCCCGAGTATCTGAAAATTCGAGATTGGGGCGTGGATGAAGGTTCTATGTTCACAGAAGATGACATTGAGTCTTATGCGAAAGTTGCTGTTATCGGAAAAACAGTTCAGGAAAATCTCTTCCCAAATGAAAATCCGATTGGAAAAATGATTCGTTTCAAAAATATTCCGTTCAAAGTGATTGGCGTTTTGAAGGAAAAGGGTGAAAACACATTCGGGCAAGACCAGGATGACATTATTATTGCGCCTTACACGGCGGTTCAGAAAAGAGTTTTGGCGCAGACTTACCTTCAGTCGATTGTCGCCTCTTCTCAAAGTGAGGAAGATTCTGAAAATGCAGTGAATGAGATCAAATCCATTATGGAAAATCAGCACAAGATAAAACCTGATGAAGACAACGATTTCAATGTTTCTTCCCAGCAGGAAATCATCTCAATGTTCAGTTCGACCAGCGAAATGTTGACGATTCTTCTCGTTGCAATTGCAAGTATTTCCTTACTCGTCGGCGGAATCGGAATTATGAATATTATGTACGTTTCCGTAAAAGAAAGAACTAAGGAAATAGGTCTTAGAATGGCGATTGGAGCCAAAGGAAATGACATCCTGATGCAGTTTTTGATAGAATCGGTTTTGATTTCCATTACAGGCGGCGTTCTCGGTGTTTTGATTGGCTTGATTGCGACATTCTGTATCAAACAATTTGCAGGCTGGCCAGTAAGCGTGACGATGATTTCGATTGTGATTTCCTTTGTGGTTTGTACAATTACAGGTGTTTTCTTCGGATGGTATCCTGCGAGAAAAGCGGCGCAAAGTGACCCGATTGATGCTTTGAGATATGAGTAA
- a CDS encoding sensor histidine kinase, translating into MINLKNKNLEMSLHLLIWLVLFFLPAAFTIGSETDWSAIFRHFWLQLFFLAIIFYLNYFIIVKWLFEDKKLWFFASNFLLLILLIFVKGQIFELLEPDRPKMLGKRPPDGLRYFFDFLIYLIPVAFSIAINASKKMQKAEEMKIEADNIKLQSELQHLKYQLQPHFFFNALNNIYSLIDFDSEKAKQSVHSLSKLMRHLLYKTDVDKISLSEEIDFLNKYIDLMSLRLNDKTKVYTNFPTKIPSLEVAPLLFISIVENAFKHGVSATQHSDISFKMEVFEDEIQFTASNSNFPKTDTDKSGSGIGVENLKKRLNLLYPEKHEFHSCLNDGMYIAEVKLKTK; encoded by the coding sequence ATGATAAACCTAAAAAATAAAAACCTAGAAATGAGCCTTCATCTTTTGATATGGCTGGTTTTGTTCTTTCTTCCTGCCGCGTTCACCATTGGTTCGGAGACAGATTGGAGTGCGATTTTCAGACACTTTTGGTTGCAGTTGTTTTTCCTTGCGATTATATTTTATCTCAATTATTTTATCATTGTCAAATGGCTTTTTGAGGATAAAAAACTTTGGTTTTTTGCATCCAATTTTTTGTTATTGATTTTGCTGATTTTTGTCAAAGGTCAGATTTTCGAATTACTCGAACCAGACCGACCAAAAATGCTGGGAAAACGTCCACCAGATGGTTTACGTTACTTTTTCGATTTCCTGATTTATCTGATTCCTGTTGCGTTTTCTATTGCGATTAATGCCAGCAAAAAAATGCAGAAAGCTGAGGAAATGAAAATTGAAGCTGATAATATCAAACTGCAGTCTGAACTTCAACATCTTAAATATCAACTTCAGCCACATTTCTTTTTCAACGCACTTAATAATATTTATTCCTTAATTGATTTTGATTCGGAGAAAGCGAAACAAAGTGTTCACAGTCTGAGTAAATTGATGCGTCATCTTTTATACAAAACTGATGTTGATAAAATCAGCCTTTCGGAAGAAATCGATTTTTTGAATAAATACATTGATTTGATGTCATTAAGATTAAACGACAAAACAAAAGTTTACACCAACTTTCCAACGAAAATTCCGAGTTTGGAAGTTGCTCCGTTGTTGTTTATTTCAATTGTGGAAAATGCCTTTAAACACGGCGTTTCGGCGACTCAACATTCGGATATTAGTTTTAAAATGGAAGTTTTTGAAGACGAAATTCAGTTCACCGCTTCCAATTCAAACTTTCCAAAAACGGATACAGACAAAAGCGGTTCAGGAATCGGCGTCGAAAATCTGAAAAAAAGACTAAACTTGCTTTATCCCGAAAAACACGAGTTTCATTCTTGTCTGAACGACGGAATGTACATTGCGGAAGTGAAATTGAAAACGAAATAA
- a CDS encoding DUF6922 domain-containing protein codes for MSKLYVMQQSSKLHPDLSKIPRFLFWDTNFDEIDWKNKYVAVIKRVFERGDDEAKIEIENFYGKDLINNVLKSKSTKPMHLHINK; via the coding sequence TTGAGTAAGTTATATGTAATGCAACAGTCGTCTAAACTTCATCCAGATCTTTCTAAAATTCCAAGATTTCTTTTTTGGGACACGAATTTTGATGAAATTGATTGGAAAAACAAATATGTAGCTGTCATCAAACGTGTTTTTGAGCGTGGTGACGATGAAGCGAAGATTGAAATTGAAAATTTTTATGGTAAGGATTTGATTAATAATGTTTTGAAATCTAAATCAACCAAGCCAATGCATCTTCATATTAATAAATAA
- a CDS encoding nucleotidyl transferase AbiEii/AbiGii toxin family protein, giving the protein MLFFSTVSPELKSALEIVMNAEILKPFRLVGGTSLSLQLGHRISIDIDLFTDANYGSIDFGEIEEFLKTKFSFIKFSSELTSFGKSYFVGNSQDNAVKLDIFYSDPFIDNELLLDDIRMASLKDIAAMKIEVIQNGGRKKDFWDLHELLEHFSLNEMLEFNKKRYPFSHDFDLIIKNFTNFEIADDDFDVLCLKGKYWEIIKSDFENLIKKFTNK; this is encoded by the coding sequence ATGTTGTTTTTTTCCACTGTTTCTCCAGAATTAAAATCTGCTCTTGAAATTGTGATGAATGCTGAGATTCTGAAACCTTTTCGTTTGGTTGGAGGAACTTCTCTTTCGTTGCAGCTTGGACATCGCATTTCTATTGATATCGACCTCTTTACTGATGCAAATTATGGAAGTATTGATTTTGGAGAAATAGAAGAGTTTCTAAAGACAAAATTTTCTTTCATCAAATTTTCTTCTGAACTTACATCTTTTGGTAAATCTTACTTTGTTGGAAATAGTCAGGATAATGCAGTCAAATTAGACATTTTTTATTCTGACCCATTTATTGATAATGAGTTATTGCTTGATGATATTCGTATGGCAAGTCTGAAAGATATTGCAGCAATGAAAATTGAAGTCATTCAAAATGGCGGAAGAAAAAAAGACTTTTGGGATTTACACGAGCTTTTGGAGCATTTTTCTCTAAACGAAATGTTGGAGTTTAATAAAAAACGCTATCCCTTCAGTCACGATTTTGATTTGATTATTAAAAATTTTACCAATTTTGAAATTGCTGATGATGACTTTGATGTTTTATGCCTGAAAGGAAAATACTGGGAAATCATCAAATCTGATTTTGAAAATCTCATAAAGAAATTCACAAATAAATAA
- a CDS encoding LytR/AlgR family response regulator transcription factor, which produces MKKITCLIADDEPMALNLIESYVLKTPFLELKAKCNSAIEAMQILEEDKDIDLFFLDIQMPDLTGLEFSKLLPQNSRVIFTTAFDQYAIDGYKVNALDYLLKPFDYNEFLNASTKARNYFESQKPVPISKPEKKQEFFFVKSEYKQIKINFSEILYIEGLKDYVKIYLKDNPKPILTLMSLKKLEEELPSENFMRIHRSFIIGLDKIEAIERNHIVIGKEQIAIAPNYKDSLMEYIGGKSL; this is translated from the coding sequence ATGAAAAAAATTACCTGCCTCATCGCCGACGACGAACCAATGGCGCTGAATCTTATCGAAAGTTATGTTCTGAAAACGCCTTTTCTGGAACTGAAAGCCAAATGCAACAGTGCTATAGAAGCGATGCAGATTTTGGAAGAAGATAAAGATATTGATTTATTTTTCCTGGATATTCAAATGCCTGATTTGACAGGTTTGGAATTTTCAAAGCTACTTCCCCAAAACAGTCGTGTGATTTTTACGACCGCTTTTGACCAATATGCGATTGACGGTTACAAAGTAAATGCTTTGGATTATCTGCTAAAACCGTTTGATTATAATGAGTTTTTAAATGCTTCTACCAAAGCCAGAAATTATTTTGAATCTCAGAAGCCAGTTCCAATTTCAAAGCCTGAAAAAAAGCAGGAGTTTTTCTTTGTGAAATCTGAGTACAAACAAATTAAAATTAACTTTTCCGAAATCCTTTACATCGAAGGTTTGAAAGATTATGTGAAAATATATCTGAAAGACAATCCCAAACCAATTCTAACTTTGATGAGTCTAAAAAAACTGGAAGAAGAATTGCCATCTGAAAATTTTATGAGAATTCATCGTTCTTTTATCATTGGTCTTGATAAAATTGAAGCTATTGAAAGAAATCACATCGTTATCGGAAAAGAACAAATTGCCATTGCCCCGAATTACAAAGATTCTTTGATGGAATATATTGGCGGAAAGAGTTTGTAA
- a CDS encoding GreA/GreB family elongation factor, whose amino-acid sequence MEKAFLLKTIKEKLSEKIRNFEKLIAETRASNNDTKSSMGDKYETGREMLQQEINNLQVQLNEVLRQQDFLKTILIKPSDKAEKGAIVKTERGLFFISVSLGEITFENQKIICISPESPLAKAMNGKQKGEAFSLNNMNQKIVDIF is encoded by the coding sequence ATGGAAAAAGCTTTTCTTCTAAAAACAATCAAGGAAAAACTCTCCGAAAAAATCCGCAATTTCGAAAAACTGATTGCAGAAACCCGAGCCTCTAACAACGACACCAAAAGTTCAATGGGCGACAAGTACGAAACGGGAAGAGAAATGCTTCAGCAGGAAATCAATAATCTACAGGTTCAACTGAATGAAGTATTGAGACAACAGGATTTTCTAAAAACAATTCTTATAAAACCTTCTGATAAAGCAGAAAAAGGAGCGATTGTAAAAACTGAAAGAGGTTTGTTTTTTATCTCCGTTTCTTTAGGCGAAATCACTTTTGAAAATCAGAAAATCATTTGTATTTCTCCCGAATCTCCTTTGGCAAAAGCGATGAATGGGAAACAAAAAGGTGAAGCTTTTTCTCTAAATAATATGAATCAGAAAATTGTAGATATCTTTTAA
- a CDS encoding CCA tRNA nucleotidyltransferase: MFINLNQNKNLKLFKIISEVADRNGQSVYAVGGFVRDLLMKRKAPTDIDFVTESSGIELAESIAKEIDPKTKVAIFKTYGTAMFRYKDLELEFVGARKESYSEDSRKPSVEIGTLEDDQKRRDFTINAMAISLNKDNFGELIDPFGGMRDLSNKILRTPLEPHQTYSDDPLRMMRAIRFATTLDFEIEENSLKAIKEESERMKIVSMERIMVEFNKIMLSDRPSKGLKLLEETRLLNYILPELIALKGIEDIDGQTHKDNFYHTLAVVDNISENTDKLWLRWSALLHDIGKAPTKKFVEGIGWTFHGHEFLGSKLIKPIFKRLKLPLGAEQKYVEKLVRMHARPIALITDDASDSALRRLLFDSGEDMEDLFTLCKSDITTKNYSKQARFKKNFEYVAQKIKEVEEKDQVRNFQPPISGEEIMEMFNLKPGKEIGILKEKVKEAILEGEIQNDKAEAREFVINEAEKLGLTLIK, from the coding sequence ATGTTTATCAACCTCAACCAAAATAAAAACCTCAAACTTTTCAAAATCATTTCTGAAGTCGCCGACAGAAACGGACAATCTGTTTACGCTGTTGGCGGGTTCGTAAGAGATTTGCTGATGAAAAGAAAAGCACCAACCGACATAGATTTTGTCACAGAATCCAGCGGAATAGAACTCGCTGAAAGTATAGCGAAAGAAATCGACCCAAAAACCAAAGTAGCCATTTTCAAAACTTATGGAACTGCGATGTTCCGCTACAAAGATTTGGAACTGGAATTTGTTGGTGCCAGAAAAGAAAGCTATAGTGAGGATTCCAGAAAACCATCTGTAGAAATCGGAACTTTGGAAGACGACCAAAAACGAAGAGATTTTACCATCAATGCAATGGCAATTTCTCTCAACAAAGATAATTTTGGAGAACTGATTGACCCATTTGGAGGAATGCGGGACTTGTCCAACAAAATTTTGAGAACTCCTCTTGAACCTCATCAAACCTATTCCGATGATCCTTTGCGAATGATGAGAGCCATTCGTTTTGCAACAACTCTGGATTTCGAAATCGAAGAAAATTCTTTGAAAGCCATCAAAGAAGAGTCTGAACGAATGAAAATTGTTTCGATGGAACGTATTATGGTTGAGTTCAATAAAATAATGCTTTCCGACAGACCTTCAAAAGGTTTAAAATTATTGGAAGAAACCAGACTTTTGAACTACATTCTTCCAGAATTGATTGCTCTAAAAGGCATAGAGGATATCGACGGACAAACACATAAAGATAATTTTTACCACACATTAGCAGTAGTTGATAATATTTCTGAAAATACAGATAAACTTTGGCTTCGTTGGTCGGCTTTACTTCACGACATCGGAAAAGCGCCGACTAAAAAGTTTGTAGAAGGAATTGGCTGGACTTTTCACGGTCACGAATTTCTTGGTTCAAAACTCATTAAGCCGATTTTCAAACGTCTGAAACTTCCTCTTGGAGCGGAACAAAAATATGTTGAGAAATTGGTAAGAATGCACGCACGACCAATCGCTTTGATTACGGATGATGCTTCTGATTCAGCTTTGCGACGTTTACTTTTTGATTCCGGAGAAGATATGGAAGATCTTTTCACGCTTTGCAAATCGGACATCACGACCAAAAATTATTCAAAGCAAGCTCGTTTCAAAAAGAACTTCGAATATGTAGCGCAAAAGATAAAAGAAGTTGAAGAAAAAGACCAAGTAAGAAATTTTCAGCCACCAATTTCAGGTGAAGAAATTATGGAAATGTTCAACCTGAAGCCTGGAAAAGAAATTGGAATCTTAAAAGAAAAAGTGAAAGAGGCAATTCTTGAAGGCGAAATTCAAAATGATAAGGCTGAAGCAAGAGAATTTGTGATTAATGAAGCTGAGAAGTTGGGATTGACTTTGATTAAATAA
- a CDS encoding L-threonylcarbamoyladenylate synthase: MDFTQAIEILQSGGTLLYPTDTIWGIGCDATNPEAIKKIFDIKKREQNKSLIILVECEKRLQDLVDVPEMAWQIIDLSEKPVTIVYENPKNLPKELLAEDGSVGIRIVKNDYCKKLITKLNKPLVSTSANLSGQKSPMKFSDISNEIKNAVDYIVEDNHDKVSEFSGSSVIKVWNNNQIKILRE, translated from the coding sequence ATGGACTTTACTCAAGCAATAGAAATTTTACAATCCGGCGGAACCCTACTTTACCCAACCGACACCATCTGGGGAATTGGTTGTGATGCGACCAATCCGGAAGCCATTAAAAAAATATTTGACATTAAGAAAAGAGAGCAAAACAAATCTCTTATTATATTAGTAGAGTGTGAAAAAAGACTGCAGGATTTGGTAGACGTCCCTGAGATGGCTTGGCAAATCATCGATTTGAGCGAAAAACCTGTAACAATAGTTTATGAAAATCCGAAAAATCTCCCGAAAGAATTATTGGCAGAAGACGGAAGTGTAGGAATCCGAATCGTAAAAAATGATTACTGCAAAAAACTCATAACAAAACTAAACAAACCTCTTGTTTCAACATCAGCCAATCTCAGCGGACAAAAATCCCCAATGAAGTTCAGTGATATCTCGAACGAAATCAAAAATGCGGTTGACTATATAGTAGAAGATAATCACGATAAGGTTTCGGAGTTTTCCGGTTCGTCCGTCATCAAAGTCTGGAACAATAACCAAATCAAAATCCTCCGCGAATAA